TTGGGACACTACGTTGCACAGTGACGACGCTGTCGGGTAACCGAACGACACAAACCGCCAGCAACCGAGTCTCCGACAACCGACAATGGAGTTCGAGACCTGGGAACCCGTCTACGATACTATCTGCCGAGACTTCGGCTATCCCCGCGAGGGAGACGAACAAGCCCGTGACATCCTCGCCTCGCTCACCACGTCGTTCGACCTCGCACACCTCGCCGCGGTCGACGACGCCACCGTTGCCATCGCCGGTGCCGGCCCCTCACTCGAGACGGAGGGGGCACTCGAGTCCGCTCGTGAAGCCGATGTGGTTATCGCGGCGTCGACGGCTGCCGACGTGCTTGCCGCCCACGATATCCCGGTCGACTGTATGGTGACCGACCTGGACAAGAACCCGGAGACAGTGACACAGCTCACGGCGGCCGGCGTGCCGGTAGCGGTCCACGCTCACGGCGACAATATCCCCGCCATTCGGCGCGTCGTTCCCGACTGTGACGACGAGTTCGTCCTCCCGACGACGCAGGCTGCGCCGAGCGGGCCAGTACGGAATTTCGGCGGCTTTACGGACGGTGACCGGGCCGCGTTTCTCGCGGATCACCTCGGTGCGGCCCGCCTCGTCTTCGTCGGCTGGGATTTCGACGACGAGTCCGTGGATGCGGTGAAGGCGGACAAACTCGAGTGGGCCGAGCGACTACTGTACTGGCTCGAACAGCGCCGCGGCGAGCGGTTTGCGGTGCTCGACGAGCGGCGTGCCGAGATCGACGTGAGCGCGCTGGGGTTCGAGTGATTCAGAGGTGGTGGTGGGTGGCCATGGAGCGGTCGAACGCCTGGGTGAGCGACCGGCTATCTACTGGCAACTGACTGGCAATTGACTGGCAACTGAACCAGTAGCCCGACTAATAGGTGCGGGCCCACCGACGGCGGTGGACTGCGCCCCAGACACAGAACTCGATGTAACTGAATCGGTGTTCACTCGATACGATACGTCACGACATCTGTACAGCCACACGTCGGACACTCGGTGTCGGGCGTCTCCGTCGTCCGCCCGCACCGGCGACACTCCTCGATGGTCGTCACGCCATCGGATCCAAGTAGAACCGATTTGACTGCCGCTCGCACTGATCGCCCCGTACTCGAGTTCGCGTTCGAATTCGATTTCGATCCCCGCTGATGCTGTCTCGGCATATCACGTCGATCAGTTGTATCATAGTTCGTTATTGTTCGACTACGATGACTGACATGGATGGAAACCAGTCATCGACTCGAAGGGAGGCGTAACGGTATCTTCGAATGCACCACATACTGCGGTCGAGACGGAGTCAAACGGTCGTTTCGTGCTGTACTGTGGATGCGTGGTCGCCGGTGTCGCCGAACGCCTGGCCGCTTCGCTGGCAGTGTCGTTGGAATCAGTGGTGGTGAACACCAGAGACGATTCGTCGAGAACTCGAGTCCACACTCGAATGCGAAATCCGTCGTGGACTGCTGTATCGAATACTGCTGTGTCGACCGTCAGTCGGTTGGTTCTGCGTCAGAACAGTGCATCGAGTTCGCCGCCCGTGTCGACCAGCGAGGCGAAGTCGTCCTGTGCTCGTGCGCGGACGTTTTCGGTGGTTTCCTGGGCCTCGATGGCGACCTGCTGAAGCTGGTCGATCCGCGGGACGTCGGTAACACCCGAGAGGAGGACGACCGCGCCGACCTCGTCCTCGCCAGGGAGTGGGTAGTCACCGCCACGGATCTCCATGCTGCCGGTCTCGTCTTCGAGCCACTGGCGGCCGCGCTCGACGCCCTTTCGATTCAGGTGTTCCGGTGGGCCAGTCGCGACGACGAGACCACGGTCGGCGCTTGCGGCATCTGCTGGGAGGGTAAGTCTGCCGAGCGTCGACTTGCGGACGAGGCTCGTCATGCGATTCGTTGCGGTGCCCTCGTCGAACTCCGTCTCGGAGCGCAGCGACGAGAGGAGACCACTCGAGTCGTCCTCGATGACTTCGCTGGCGTAGCCGATCGTCGAGATGCCGTTCCCGTTCCCGTTCCCGTTGCCGAGCGTGTTGATAATCTCCGAAGAGTCGACGACGCTCTCGGCGACGTGGTCGCCGTGGCCGACTTCGCCGGCTGCGAATAGCAGTCCGAAGCGCTCGACGATTTCCCGGTTGATCCGATCGTAGCCGCTGCCGACGGACTCGCCGGCGCTGCGCCAGGCGTCGTTGTCGAAGACGAGGAGATTGTCGACTTCGTGGACGAAGGTTTTGAACGACCGCGCGGCGTTGAGGGTGTAGATACCACCCTCGTCGGTGCCGGGGAGGATACCGAGGCCGTAGACGGGCTCGGTGTAGATGCGCTTCAGGTGTTGGGCGAGTACGGGTGCACCGCCCGAGCCGGTGCCACCGCCCATTCCGGCGACGATCAGGAACGCGTCGATCTCGTGGACCTGAATGCGATCGATCGCACCCTGGATCTCGTCGATATCTGCCTCGGTGACTTCCGCGCCGAGTTCGTTGTCCGCTCCAACGCCGTGACCTTTCACGCGCGCCTGGCCGATCAGAACACGATTCTTCTGTGGAACGCGATCGAGTCCCTGCAGATCCGTCGTCGCGGAGTTGACCGCGATTGCGGCCTCGACGAAACTGTTGTCGATGGCGCTGTCGTACGCCAGGAACTCGTCGACGATCTTTCCGCCTGCTTGCCCAAAGCCGATGAGTGCGAGCTTCATGATTGTCTCTCGTGGCCGCTCTCCACCCGGTTGGCCGCCGTTTTCGTGCAGCGACTGCGACACCGGGGTGTGAACGGGTGCCACAGAACGACAGTGATCAGTTTCGGCTATTGTTATGGCCGCCATACGAATGGAGGAAAGAGACTCAGTAATCGAATACACTCATGAGTTCATGATAGTCACTGATTAACGACGGTCTGATTCGGCCCAATTCACGGTCACTCGAGTCGAGTGTCAGTGTCAGTGTCAGTGTCAGTGTCAGTGTCAGTGTCAGGTGTGCGGGTTGATGACTACCAGTCTGTGGCGTGACATGGATCTATCGCTGTGAAAGTAAGTCCTATACATCGTGGTTGCGTATCAACCGAGATATGAAACGGGTCGCTCCGTCGGTGACACGACGGTCCCTCCTTGCCGGCGCAAGCGGTGTCGGGTTGAGCGCACTCGCCGGGTGCTCGGAGCGATTCTGGTCGCGAGCGGAGAACACGGGCCCTGATCAGGTCGAACTCACGATTAAGACGGTCCCTGCCGACGACGACGCGATCGCGGCGACGATCATGAGTCAACTTCGCGAAAATTTCCAGGCCGCTGGCATCGATGCGACCCACGAGCCGATCGCCGAAGCGGAACTGTACCGTGACGTTCTCATCGACGGCGATTACGACGTCTTCGTCCTCAAACATGCCGGACTCGACGAGTACGACGCCCTCCATGGACTGCTTCACTCGCAGTTTGTCACCGAACGGGGCTGGCAGAATCCGTTCCAGTTCTCCGATATTCACGCAGACGAGTTGCTCGACGAGCAACGGGCAACTGACAGGGCAGAGCGCGAAGAGACACTGACTGAACTGTTCAACTATCTGTTAGAGACGGTGCCGTTCACCGTCGTCGCCTACCCCGACCGCCTCGGCGGTACTCGCGAGACACTCTCGGTCTCACGACCACCGCGGCGCGCAATCGAAATCATCGATATTCTCTCACAGGAGTTCGAGGATGGCCCCTTCGACCGGCCGCTCGAACTCGGCATCTACGGTGAGGCGCTGACGGACCGATTGAATCCTCTCATCGTCGACCGTAACCGAGTGCAGGGGTTGATGGAATTACTGTACGACCCGCTCGCCCGCCAGTCACTAACTGACGAGTCAGAGCCGGGCGAGCCAGCGACGTACAGCCCGTGGCTCGCCGAAGAAATCGAGTGGGACGAGGAGAGTTCGCTCACCGCGACGGTGACGCTTCGTTCTGACCTTCACTGGCACGATGGCGAACCGCTCGATGCCGACGACGTCGATTTCACGTTTCGGTTCCTCGGGGATACGTCCCTCGGAGCCGTCGATGGAACGATCCCGGCACCCCGGTATCGGGACAGACAGACGCTTATCGACGACAGTGATCGGATCGAGGTGCTCGACGATCGAACAGTTGTGCTCCCGTTCGGCTCTACCGCTCGCCCGGCTGCGACGCGTATCCTCTCGGTCCCGATCCTGCCCCAGCACATCTGGGAGCCACTATCCGAGGTCATCGCCGAGCGCCAAACCAGGGCACTCGTCCACGACAACGAGGAACCAGTCGGCTCCGGTCTCTTCGAACTCGTCGAAACATCGGCGGACGAACTCGTCCTCGAGCCGTTCGAAGATCACGTGCTTCGCTCGTCTACTGTTCCAAATCGCCCCAGTATCCTGGAACACTTCTCGCAGTTCGAGGGCATTCGATACCGAATTGATCCGAACGTCGGTGCCATGCTCGACGCGCTCGAAGACGGAGAGATCGATGTCACGGCCGGTGCAGTCCCTCCCGACTCGGCCGCACAACTCACCGATGCAGACGATGTCTCGATGGTCACCACCTCGACGAGTTCGTTCTACATGGTCGGGTACAACATCCACCACCCCGAACTCGGCAATCCAAACTTCCGACAGATCGTCTCACAGTTAATCGACCGCGAGTATGTCGTCTCTGAGTTCTTCAACGGCTTTGCATCAGAACCCACACGGAGCACTGGACTCTTTGGCTATCAGCAGTACAGTCAGGACGACGCTACCCTCGAGGGCACTACATCGACCAACCCCATCTCGGTATTCCCGGGATCTGACGGCGAAATCGATCCCGAACGCGTCAGGCAACTGTTCACCGAGGCCGGCTACCAGTACGACGATGACGTGTTACTCGAGTAACTGCCGTCGCGACCGGGCGACTGGATCGCCCGTCCGATTCCGCCTGACTCGCTGACGTCTCGAGTCCCATCTGCGCCGCTCGTCGCTTTCGGTGAATCATGCACTGGACTGGTGTGGGGTGACTCGCAATTGCCGATGGCACTGACTCAGGACCGGTCGCTATTAATGTGCTCCAGCCCTAGTTACTAGTCCCGCATGGCTCTCGTTAGCGTCGTGTTAGATCTCGCCCTCGTGGTTGCGGCGATGCTCGTCACGGCGACGCTTCTCATCGTCGGCCCGCGTCGAATCGCGGCTGCGCTCCAGGATGCCCGCTGGCGACTCGAGATGTGTTTGCTGCCGCTCGCGGTGCTGGCGTTTGTGCTGTTCATTCGGTGGTCGACTGTTGATATCGTTATCAGGATCGAACGCCGCGTGTTCGGAAACAATCTTTCGCCGCATCTGTTCGAATTGGAGCAGTTGCTCTTCCCGGTGAATCCGGTGACCGTCCTGCAAGCGTTCGCATCGCCAGTTGTCACCGAGTTTTTCGTGTTCGTGTACATCTACGGCTATGCGTTCTTGCTGTTGTTCCCTTTCATCGCGTACTTCGCGCTCGACGAGATGGATGACCTCTCGACGTTGATTCTGGCGTTTACAGTGAACTATGCGATTGGGCTGGCCTTCTACATCCTGTTTATCGCCTATGGACCACGCAACTACGACCCGTTGTTGTTCGAGCCGTTGCTCTACGATGTCTTCCCACAGGCCAGGTCGTTGACGAACCAGGTCAACCAGAACACGAACGTCTTCCCGTCGTTGCACACATCGCTGTCGATGACGGTGTTCTTCCTCGCGTGGTTGACACGCGAAAAGTACCCACTGTGGGTGCCGATTTCTGGTGTCCTGGCCATTAGTGTCGGCGTTTCAACGATGTATCTCGGCATTCACTGGTTCTCGGATGTCGTCGCGGGAACCGCGCTTGCACTGATCAGCGTCTACATCGGCCGCAACTACACGGTTCGGGGTATCCACCGGTCGATCCGTAGCTATCTCGATTCACAGCTTGGTAAGCGCGGACGCACAGACCAGAAATACGAGTGAGTGTGGCTGAGGCGGGTATGCGTGCACGAGTGAGCGTGAGGCGGGTATGCGTGCACGAGTGAGCGTGAGGTGGGTATGCGTGCACGAATGAGCGTGAGGCGGGTATGCCTGCCCTGACATCCGCGTTCCACCGTCGTCTTCACCACTCAGTAGCAACGCTTTCCGATCCCGATCAACCGGCCTTCGATATCAAACCCACCTGCATTCTGTTCCCCACGAAATAGACCGTTATAGCCCCTCTCCGAGCTGTCCCACAGTGAAGGGTGCCAGTATCCTTATCCCTTGGAGTCTCCTAGTCATCGATATGTCCTCCCCCGACGATACGTCGCCGCCGAAACCCGGAGTCGAGGATATCGTATCGCCAAGCCAGGCGATCATCGAAGCCGTCGCCGATCGAGAGGGAGTCGACCCAACCGAGATCGAACCGCCGGCGTACGACCCGCTGTACACCGTCATCAATCCAGAAGCACTCGACTCACTCTTCAGAGACGTCACACATGGCACCAGCGGTCAAACCCATCCTGTTCCTCACGCTACACCCCACGCTGACACCCCGGCCCAGACTGATCCTGACTCCGTCGGCCGAGTCGAACTCGAGTACGAGGGATATGCCGTCACCGTGTATAGCGACGGTCGGATCGAACTGGATGACGTGTCGGGTTCGGACGAGTCGGTTAGTGTTGGGAAAGAGTAGTTCTCGTTGTCGTTATCGTTGCCGTTGTCGTTGTCGTTGCCGTTGCCGTTGTCGTTGTTGTGGTCTTGTGTTTGCGTTCGCGTACGTGTTCGTGCTCGTGTTCGTGTTCGTGCTCGTGCTCGTGTCCACCTCACCTCCAACCCGTACTACTCTGCCCAGTACGCCTCCCCGGGTTCGGTCTCGAACAGCGCCCGCTGGAGGAGGTCGATGGCCTTCTCGAGTCCCTCGCGGGAACTCGTGAGCGAGTCCTCGTGTTCGATGCTGAGGGTGCCGTCGTAACCGACCATCCGCAGGGTTGAGACGATATCCTTCCAGTGGGTCTCGCCGTGGCCGTAGCCGACTGACCGGAACAGCCACGAGCGATTCGGTTCGTCGTCGTAGGCCGTCGTATCGAGGACGCCCTTCTCGCGGGCCTGCGCGTCGTAAATTTTGGTGTCCTTCGCGTGGACGTGATGGATCGCATCACGCTCGCCCAGATATCGAATCGCGTCGCTGATCGTAATTCCTTGCCAGTAGAGGTGTGACGGATCGAAATTTGCTCCGATCCGTTCGCCGGTTTCCTCGCGCAGGCGGGCCATCCCGTGTGGTTCGTAGACCAGCATGTTTGGGTGCATCTCGATGGCTACGTCGACATCGTGCTCGTCTGCGTGAGCAGCGATGTCTGTCCAGTAGTCGACGGCCACGTCCCACTGATAAGACAGCGCTTCGTCGTGCTCGGGCGGCCACGGTGCCGTGATCCAGTTCGGCACCTCGTCGTCCGGACCGCCCGCTGGCAGGCCCGAGAAGCAGGTGACGACGCCGACGTCGAGCTGGTCGGCCAGTTCGATCGCTTCACGGAGTTCGGTGTCGGCGGTCGCCGCGCGCTCGTCGTCCGGATGGAGCGGATTGTTGTGCGTCGCAAGCGCGCTGATCTCCAGTCCGTACTCCTCGAGGAGGTCGTGTACCGCCGCCTGTGCATCCGCATCGTGGAGGTACTCTGCACGAGGTAGATGGTCCTGTCCGGGGTGACCGCCGACGCCCGGCTCGAGTGCGTCGACGCCCTGTTCGGCGAGATACGAGAGCGCGCCCTCGAGTGACTCATCAGCGAGCGGTGGAGTGTGAACGCCGAGTTGCATACGAGACGACGAACGAGAAGCGGCGAGATAAAACGCGGGTGCGGCGGCCGACTGAACCGCTACTCGTCGAACGAAATGGTCGTCTTTGTATCGCTCGAGCGGTAGATTCCGTCGATGATTTCCTGTACCAACAGCGCCTGCTCGACGCTCCCGTTGCCGCCGTTCTTGCCGAGAACTCGGTCGAAGAACGCCCGTTGTTCGGCTGTGTGGGTATCGTTCTGGCGGGTGTCGATCGACGTATTCTCGAGATGTGGCGAGCCGCCAGTGCTCGCAGAGTGAATTGTCAACCCGCCCTCGAGCAGGTCGAATCGGGCCGCAGCGTCCGAGCCGTGGATGACGAACTTGTGATTTGCCGGTCGGTTCGTCGCCCAGGCGACTTCCAGACTGATCGTCCGGTCATCGGTACAGCGGACGAACGCACTCGCCGAGTCATCGACGTCGAACCCTCGCGGGCCGACATCCTCGCCCCACATATCCAGATAGGCGTACTCCTCGCGCGACCCGAACTCGCTTCGAGCAATGCCAGACACTTCCATGACTGGTGGGTACTCGAGTAGGTAGAGCGCGAGGTCGATGGCGTGGACGCCGAGGTCGATGAGTGCGCCGCCGCCGGCAATCTGTCGGCGAGTGAACCACGAGCCGCGGCCCGGAATACCCCGTCGGCGGACGTAGTTGGCTTCGACGTGGGTCACGTCACCGAGTGCGCCGCGGTCGATCCGGTCTTTGAGAATCTGGACGGTGTTCGCAAACCGGTTGTTGAACCCGACCATGCAGTAGCTGTCGGTCTCCCGCGCGGCTGTTGCGATTCGTTCGGCGCTCTCGTAGTTGTGGGCGAGGGGCTTCTCGAGGAGGACGTGGATCCCCTGGTCGAAGGCGTCGACGGCGTACTCTTCGTGGTACTTGTTTGGCGTCGTGATGATCACAGCGTCGACCGTTTCGTACAGCTCCTGGTGGTCTTCGTAGACATCGACGTTGTACCGTCTGGCGAACCGTTGTCTGGCTTCCGCGGCCACGTCCATTCCACCGACGAGCGGGACATTCAACTCGCGGAGGCGCTCGGCGTGGTACTGGCCGATGTTACCGAGGCCCACAATTCCGGTGTTGATGTCGGAGCGATCGTCTGTCATAGCGGGAATCTGTTAGCCGGTTTCGAACAAGTACACCATTTGTCGCTATACCAAACCTTGGGGGCGAACCACCTTTTGTCCATTGGTGGTGGGGGACTCACGTGTCGGCTTCCGTCGCGGCTGGGCCGGAGCCGCCGTCTGAGGGCTCCGTCAGGCCGTGTCGGAGTGCGTCGCCTGTCGCCGTCTCGAAGAGGTGGATCTTCGAGCGGTCGAGGACGACGTTGACGTCTTTCCCCTCGTGGATGTCGGTATCCGGCGTCACGCTCATCAGCAACTGATCCGACGCAGTCGCGGGGTCCTGTTCCATCGACCGGTCTGCGGCCTCCGAAAGGAGCAGATAGACGAACACCTCATCGCCCATCGGCTCCAGCACGTCAGCTGTCGCCCCCAGTTCGGCTGTCTGCTCGGCCACGCCATCAGCCGTCGCCACGAGGTGTACGTCCTCCGGCCTGACACCGAGCGTGAGCGTCTCGCCAACGTCCATCGACGGAACCAGCTCCGGCTCGAACGCCACGTCGACGTTCTCCGACTCGAACCCCGTCGCCGTGAGTTCTCCCTCCATAAAGTTCATCGATGGCGACCCGATGAACCCCGCAACGAACAGGTTCGCCGGCTCGTTGTAGCACTCGAGTGGTGGCGCGAGTTGCTGGAGTTTTCCTTCGTTGAGGACGGCGATTCGGTTCGACATGGTCATCGCCTCGGCCTGGTCGTGGGTGACGTAGATGATGGTCGTCCCCAGTTCGCGGTGGAGGCGCTGGAGTTCGGTTCGCATGTGGACGCGCAGTTTGGCGTCCAGGTTAGCGAGCGGTTCGTCCATGAGGAAGACGTCGGGGTTGCGGACGATGGCGCGGGCGATGGCGACGCGCTGGCGCTGGCCGCCGGACATCTCGTCGGGCATCCGGTCGAGCATGCCCTCTAACTGGACGATGTCGGCGGCCTGTTCGACGCGACGTCTGACCTCCTCGTCGTCGTACTTTCGTAACCGGAGGCCGAAGGAGATGTTCTCGAAGACGTCCATGTGGGGGAACAGCGCGATGTTCTGGAAGACCATCGCGACGCCGCGGTCCTTCGGGGCCAGGTTCGTCACCTCGCGGTCGCCGATGTAGACGTTCCCCTCGGTTGGCTTTGTGAGTCCCGCGACAGTTTCCATGGTCGTCGACTTGCCACAGCCAGAGGGGCCGACGAACGTGACGAACTCGCCGTCTTCGATCTCCATCGAGACGTCGTTGACCGCGGTGACGTCTTCGTAGCGTTTCGTGATGTGTTCGAGTTGAACGCGTGCCATAGTGTGGTTTCCTCCGTTTTCACTCCTTGAGCGCGCCTGCGGTCAGGCCGCTGACGATCTTTTCCTGTGCGATGATGACGAGAATCGCGACGGGGATCACCCCGATGATGCTCGACGCCGCCATCAGGTGATACATCACCTCGTACTGGCCCTGGTAGCCGAGGATGCCCTCGAGTATCGGGGCCCAGTTTTCCGGTTGGCCGTCGGTCATCAGGAACGAGAAGAAGAACTCGTTGTAGACGGCGATGAACGTCAACACGCCGGCGGTCGCGACACCAGGAGCTGACAGGGGAATGATGACCCGGAACAGCGCGCCGAGCCGCGTGGTTCCCTCGACGCGGGCCGCGTCCTCCAGGCCGTCCGGGATCTGTGAGTAGAACGTCGTGAGGATGAAGATGGCGAGTGGCATGAAGATCGCCGACAGGGGCAACACCATCGCGCCGGGCGTGTTGTAGAGACTGCCGTCGCCGGTAATCGGCTCGAGTGCGACGAACTGCGTGTTGAACAGGTCGTTCAGCGGGATGAAAAAGGCCGCTGGTGGGAAGAACGAGATCACCAGCACGAGCAGCATGAGCGGGATCTTTCCGGGGAACTGGAGCCGGCCGAAGGCGTAGCCCGCGAGGCTGGCGATGACCAGCACGACGATGGTCGAGGCCGTCGCGATCACGAAGCTGTTGAAGACGTACCAGTGGAATGGCAGCACCTGGAAGACCTCGACGAACGCACCGGGGTTGAAGCCGTTCGGCGTGAGGATGATGTCCTGTTGTTGTCCTTCTGGCGTCAGCGCGACCATGAGTAACCAGTAGAACGGGAACAGCGTCGTGAACAGGAAGAATATCGTCGCCGTGTAGAACATCGCCCGGTAGGCGCGGTCCGGGTTGGAAATCGAACTCGCAACCCAGCGCTGGAACGGGCCGCGGTCAAGTTCGGCGTCCTCGCCCTCCACGAGGACGTTGCTCTGCTGTTGGCCGGCCTCGGCTGATTGGCCGCCATCCGTCGCCGTCGCACCGTCATCCGTCGCCGTCGCACCGCCATCTGTCGCCGTCGCAGCCTGTTCGCGGGCGTACGCCCAGTGTTCGGGAACGCCGACGCCGTTGTCATCAGTGCTTGCTGGAGCGTCGGCTTCGGTTTCGGTTGGCGTCTCGTCGGTTTCTGTGCCGGTCGACGTCTCGTCGGTTTCTGTGTCGTCCGTCCTCTCGTCGGTCATCAGTAGATCCCTCCCTCGGTGTCGCGGAAGAAGAACACGTACACCGAGATGATCAGCCCGATCACGAGCGCGGTCGTGAACGCCACTGCTGCCGCAGTCGCGAAGATACGCGTCCCGCCGAACATAGCCTCGACGACGAGACACGTGAGCGACGGCACGGTCGTACAGCCCGCGGTCGACTCAATTAGCCCGTAGACGCGCATCGCGTCCATGGTGCGGAACAGCATCGCGACGAGCAGGGCCGGCAGGACGAGCGGCAGCGTGATCATCTTGAACCGCTGCCACGGCGAGGCACCCGCGACCCGCGCCACGTCGTACAGGCTCCGGTCGACGCTTTGGAGACCGGCCAGGATCAACAGCGCCATGAACGCCGCCGACTTCCAGATGTCCGCGATGAGAATGATAATGAACGAGTCACGACTGTCTGCCAGCGGGTCGGCCCCGAAGACACCGAGCCACTGCATGAGGTCGCTACCGAAGCCAACCTCGGGCTGGAACAGCAGGAAGAAGAGCATCCCCTGAATCACGATCGGCACCGCCCACGGGAGGATGATCGCGACCCGGACCCAGCGCCGTCCCCGGAAGTCCTGATCGAGCACGTACGCCTGCCCGAAGCCGATAACCGTCTCGAAGAAGACGCTGAGCACCGCGAACGCGAGCGTGACGAACAGCGCCTGCTGCAGGAACGGGACACCGAGTTCGACGAACGGGAACGAGGAGGTGACGCCGACGTCCAGGAACTGCCGGGCGAGTCGCGCGTTCCCCGTCAAAATGTCGACGTAGTTCTCGATACCGACGAACTCGCCGAGTGGCTCCGCCCCGCGCGTCTCGTCCGCCCGCAGAGACATGATGAACGTCATGATGAGCGGGTAGAACGCGATCAACGCGAGCAGGGCGAAGGCCGGAATCAGGAGGAGGTAGGCGTAGGCAGCCTCACTCAAATTCTCCATCCAGTTGACGACGGGGTTGCCGGTGCGGTCCTGTTCGGTGTCGAGGTCGGTCTGCGTGCCGATCCCACCCTCGAGGTCCCCTGTCTCGGTGCCGCCATCGGGTTCACTCACCATGTCGGGCTGCCACCTCCGATTCGCTACCCTCGAGGCGTCCGGCCAGGTCCTCCATGGCCTCGCTCGGCGACTTCGCGCCACGATAGGCCGCGTTCACCTCCTGGAAGATGAGCGCGGACTGCTCGGGCCAGACGTCCGTCACGGGACGTGGCACGGCGTTCTCCCCCGCCAGCTGGATCTGGTCGACGTAGCGTGCGATCGGACCGATCTCGTCGGGATCGGCCTCCTCGACCAGATCGATGTTCGGTGGGAGAAAGCCCTGCAACTCGAAGATGGTGAGCATGACCTCGTCGTGGGTGAACGCCTCGAGTACCTGCAACACCTCGTCGATCTGGTCGGTGTACGGACTGACGGTGAGATTCCAGCCCCCGAGCGCAGCAGCCGTGCCACCGACGCCCTCGAACTCGGCTTCGTCTTCGGAGACCGCGTACGGCTGTGTGATGACGCCAAGATCTTCACCGAAGGCGTCGTCTTCTCCCGTCGCAGCGATCGCGAACGGCCAGTTCCGGTTCGCGACCGCATCACCGCCCTCGAACGGGCTGAGTGACTCCTCCTCGGTCCACTGAACGATGGCCGACGGACAGATCTGTGGGTAGCCCTCGAGTGCGTGCTCGTCATCGTCCCCGTGAATGAACGCCCGCATCATGCGAATCGCGTCGAGGACGCTGTCGTCGGTGACGGTGATCGGACGGTCGCCGGCGGTGAACAGGTCCTCCGTGCCACCGAAGTAGCCGCCGCCCCAGGTCGACATGACCTCGTTGAACGTACAGCAGGCAAGCCCCTCGAATGCGGCCGCCTGTGTCGTGAGACCGTAGTTGAGTCCGGCCTCGTCCTGTGCGTCGGCGACCGCCTGCGAGAACGTTTCCCAGCTCGGCGGCTCCGTCGCCCAGTCGCTCGTGTCGTGGCCGGCATCCTCGACGAGGTCCTGGCGGTACAGCATCATCCCGAAGTCAGGAAACAGCGGCAGTCCGTGGATGTCGTCGGTCTCCGGATGGCGGGCCGTCTCGAGTACCTCGTCGAGATAGACGTCCTCGATCCGGTCGACCACGT
The DNA window shown above is from Natrialba magadii ATCC 43099 and carries:
- a CDS encoding carbohydrate ABC transporter permease translates to MTDERTDDTETDETSTGTETDETPTETEADAPASTDDNGVGVPEHWAYAREQAATATDGGATATDDGATATDGGQSAEAGQQQSNVLVEGEDAELDRGPFQRWVASSISNPDRAYRAMFYTATIFFLFTTLFPFYWLLMVALTPEGQQQDIILTPNGFNPGAFVEVFQVLPFHWYVFNSFVIATASTIVVLVIASLAGYAFGRLQFPGKIPLMLLVLVISFFPPAAFFIPLNDLFNTQFVALEPITGDGSLYNTPGAMVLPLSAIFMPLAIFILTTFYSQIPDGLEDAARVEGTTRLGALFRVIIPLSAPGVATAGVLTFIAVYNEFFFSFLMTDGQPENWAPILEGILGYQGQYEVMYHLMAASSIIGVIPVAILVIIAQEKIVSGLTAGALKE
- a CDS encoding carbohydrate ABC transporter permease, whose amino-acid sequence is MVSEPDGGTETGDLEGGIGTQTDLDTEQDRTGNPVVNWMENLSEAAYAYLLLIPAFALLALIAFYPLIMTFIMSLRADETRGAEPLGEFVGIENYVDILTGNARLARQFLDVGVTSSFPFVELGVPFLQQALFVTLAFAVLSVFFETVIGFGQAYVLDQDFRGRRWVRVAIILPWAVPIVIQGMLFFLLFQPEVGFGSDLMQWLGVFGADPLADSRDSFIIILIADIWKSAAFMALLILAGLQSVDRSLYDVARVAGASPWQRFKMITLPLVLPALLVAMLFRTMDAMRVYGLIESTAGCTTVPSLTCLVVEAMFGGTRIFATAAAVAFTTALVIGLIISVYVFFFRDTEGGIY
- a CDS encoding ABC transporter ATP-binding protein → MARVQLEHITKRYEDVTAVNDVSMEIEDGEFVTFVGPSGCGKSTTMETVAGLTKPTEGNVYIGDREVTNLAPKDRGVAMVFQNIALFPHMDVFENISFGLRLRKYDDEEVRRRVEQAADIVQLEGMLDRMPDEMSGGQRQRVAIARAIVRNPDVFLMDEPLANLDAKLRVHMRTELQRLHRELGTTIIYVTHDQAEAMTMSNRIAVLNEGKLQQLAPPLECYNEPANLFVAGFIGSPSMNFMEGELTATGFESENVDVAFEPELVPSMDVGETLTLGVRPEDVHLVATADGVAEQTAELGATADVLEPMGDEVFVYLLLSEAADRSMEQDPATASDQLLMSVTPDTDIHEGKDVNVVLDRSKIHLFETATGDALRHGLTEPSDGGSGPAATEADT
- a CDS encoding extracellular solute-binding protein, with product MAAASATTAVGATTIAGCLGRGHDPDTVIMTGATDFEEILHTDGDEPDVQQALWDVGLDEDIRVEVQTVVSDSAQRMQEAQSTLQAGRAPPDIHMMDTGWTIPFILREQTTNLTEELPDDVVDRIEDVYLDEVLETARHPETDDIHGLPLFPDFGMMLYRQDLVEDAGHDTSDWATEPPSWETFSQAVADAQDEAGLNYGLTTQAAAFEGLACCTFNEVMSTWGGGYFGGTEDLFTAGDRPITVTDDSVLDAIRMMRAFIHGDDDEHALEGYPQICPSAIVQWTEEESLSPFEGGDAVANRNWPFAIAATGEDDAFGEDLGVITQPYAVSEDEAEFEGVGGTAAALGGWNLTVSPYTDQIDEVLQVLEAFTHDEVMLTIFELQGFLPPNIDLVEEADPDEIGPIARYVDQIQLAGENAVPRPVTDVWPEQSALIFQEVNAAYRGAKSPSEAMEDLAGRLEGSESEVAARHGE
- a CDS encoding Gfo/Idh/MocA family protein, which encodes MTDDRSDINTGIVGLGNIGQYHAERLRELNVPLVGGMDVAAEARQRFARRYNVDVYEDHQELYETVDAVIITTPNKYHEEYAVDAFDQGIHVLLEKPLAHNYESAERIATAARETDSYCMVGFNNRFANTVQILKDRIDRGALGDVTHVEANYVRRRGIPGRGSWFTRRQIAGGGALIDLGVHAIDLALYLLEYPPVMEVSGIARSEFGSREEYAYLDMWGEDVGPRGFDVDDSASAFVRCTDDRTISLEVAWATNRPANHKFVIHGSDAAARFDLLEGGLTIHSASTGGSPHLENTSIDTRQNDTHTAEQRAFFDRVLGKNGGNGSVEQALLVQEIIDGIYRSSDTKTTISFDE